A single window of Flavobacterium sp. 140616W15 DNA harbors:
- a CDS encoding MarR family winged helix-turn-helix transcriptional regulator → MTIEDVIKSTVKMDNPKRVILNIMYTQNVLQDKFNEVLKPYDLSGEQYNVLRILRGQKGNPANMCVIQDRMLAKTSNTTRLVDKLLLKDFVTRNVCPNNRRKIEVSITEKGLGVLTELDPKVIEHENVFSENLTTEELELLNDLLEKFRNQKN, encoded by the coding sequence ATGACAATTGAAGATGTAATAAAAAGTACCGTTAAGATGGATAATCCAAAAAGAGTTATTCTGAATATCATGTACACACAAAATGTACTTCAAGACAAATTTAATGAGGTATTAAAACCTTATGATTTATCAGGAGAACAATATAATGTGTTGCGTATATTAAGAGGCCAAAAGGGGAATCCAGCTAATATGTGTGTCATACAAGATCGTATGCTTGCAAAAACAAGTAATACAACTCGATTGGTTGATAAATTATTGCTGAAGGATTTTGTTACCAGAAATGTATGTCCAAATAACAGAAGAAAAATAGAAGTATCAATTACAGAAAAAGGATTAGGCGTTTTAACTGAATTGGACCCAAAAGTAATTGAGCATGAAAATGTTTTTTCTGAAAATTTGACTACAGAAGAATTAGAATTATTAAATGACTTATTAGAAAAATTTAGAAATCAAAAAAATTAA
- a CDS encoding NAD(P)H-dependent oxidoreductase: MNTFLENQNWRYATKKFDATKKISAEDLNTLKEAIRLSSSSYGLQPYKVIFVESPELRAKLQPVAWGQSQIVEASHLVVFANDTNIGDTAIDGFIKNISETRGIPAESLSGYSDFMKSKITTLSPDAKNIWTSKQTYLALGNLLNAAAELKIDVTPMEGFDPAAFNEILGLDALHLNAAVIATVGYRHDDDATQHHKKVRKSQEELFITL, from the coding sequence ATGAATACTTTCCTAGAAAATCAAAATTGGAGATACGCAACCAAAAAATTTGATGCGACCAAAAAAATATCTGCTGAAGATCTAAATACATTAAAAGAAGCAATACGCTTAAGTTCATCTTCATACGGATTACAACCTTATAAAGTGATTTTTGTTGAATCACCAGAATTAAGAGCAAAATTACAACCAGTAGCCTGGGGACAATCTCAAATTGTAGAAGCTTCTCATTTGGTAGTTTTTGCAAATGACACTAATATTGGTGATACAGCGATTGATGGCTTTATCAAAAATATTAGCGAAACAAGAGGAATTCCAGCTGAATCATTATCTGGATATAGCGATTTTATGAAATCTAAAATCACAACTCTTTCTCCAGATGCAAAAAACATTTGGACATCTAAACAAACTTATTTAGCATTAGGAAATTTACTAAACGCTGCTGCAGAATTAAAAATTGACGTTACGCCAATGGAAGGTTTTGATCCAGCTGCATTTAATGAAATCCTTGGTCTAGATGCCTTACATTTAAATGCTGCAGTAATTGCTACTGTAGGATACAGACATGATGACGATGCAACTCAACATCATAAAAAAGTAAGAAAATCTCAAGAAGAATTATTTATCACACTATAA